taaataaaatatctaataaaaagaaaaaaagagattctGCTCAGAGGTGGGTTCATCTGCTCAGGCATTTGACTTGGAGTTGATGGGTGGTAGTTTACCAGGTTAAACCATTAGGTTAAGGAATAAAGATGGAGGGGAGCTCCATTTTACAGGAatttcaagcagaaagaagagcaTCAGCAAAGAGCCCACTAAATGGTGGGCAGAGAGCAGGGCATGTTAGGACAGATTTAAACCTGAGTGTAGCTGGAAGTTGGGTGAAGCCTAAACTGAAGGACCAGACTGAGACTAATTTGTGAAGGTCCGTATATAATAGGCTCTTTTATTTACTGGGTGGAATTGCCTCCTCAGAATGTTAAGTCCTCTGGTCTAATCTCTCAGAATATTGtgtattttgagacaaagccttTAGAGAAGTAATTAGGATTGGATCAGATCATATATCCATATGATATATACACCTTGATTCACTCTGGTGTCCTAAGGATTAAAAGCCAGCTTTAGGACATAGACAACATTGGCTAGGAAGACCATGTGAAGACAGGAGGTAGCCGGGATAAGCCAAGTAGTAAGACTTAAAAGAAGCCAATCATGGTGACCCTTTGATCATGAACTTTCAGCCTCTAGCACAGGAGAAATGATCTAAATGGTTGAGCCCCCCAGTCTGTTGTACTTTATTACGGCAGCCCTAGTGAACTCATACTTAAACCAAATGAGAATGGAGAGATGTGTTCTAGAATTACCCTTGAGTCAAAAGCAAAGAGACTTTGGGAAGTGGGGCAAGAAGATAAGAGGCAGGCCAAAGCTAATGGGTGACAGTTTTATCTTCATCTCCTGGACACATACTTGGTGGGGCTGGTGTCTGAACTGCAGCCAAGAAAGAGGGAGTTGCATTGTCCTGCAGTTATGGCACACATGTGACTGACTCCTGGGCAGGCTTGGAGTCTGGCAAGCCAAAATAGTGTATGGCTCTTAAAATCCAGAGATCCTTGTCCGACTCATCACATAAGGTAAATGGCTgcttgagttttgttgtttgggtttgggttggggcgggggagttgttttgttttttgagacagggtttttctttgtagctctggctgtcaggggactcactctgtagaccagagtcagatttgtctgcctctgcttcccaagtgctgtgattaaagtcatGCGCCACCACCCTAACATGACTGCTTGTTTTAAAGATAACATTTCTTGGAACTTGAAGCATAGAGAAACTGATAGGTTTGCCTAGTGTTCATAGCTTTTTATCAagagatttatatttttttatttgctttccaAGTAATTAAGGAATTGCAGAGAGGTAGGGAAAATGTCGTGGTTGCTTAAAGATTCAAGCCACCAAAGAATTAAAGACGTGTTTAATTGGCTGTGTTTTATTAGTGAGGCCAGCAATTTGATGTAAGAGTTTTGAGAAACTTGCTGAACCCCAAAGAATTGTAGAATAAGAGGAAACCATCATCTTGTCATTTGTAACAGGATCATAGGCCAAGTCTTGCAAGCCAGTTTCCACACATTTGGAAAGCCCAGGATAGGACTAAATGATCAGCCTTTCAGTCCTTCTCTTAGCTTAGCTTTACCTCTCAGAATCTGCTTTCATGGCTTCTATTTCctcctgttttcttctcttccctcagtTATGAGGAAGAGAGGACGCTTCCTTCCGTACCAAACACTGGAACATCATCTTCCTTTGCATGGCCAACTCTGAAATTCATCTTTTGCAGATGGTTTTTTAAAactagtgttctctctctctcccttcctccctccctccctccctccctccctccctccctccctccctccctcttcctctctgcaaAGAAGACGAATATAGAGATGGTACCACTAAAACATTTATTGTCTCTCCCATCCCAAGAATAGTAAATAGTGAAGCATCTGTTGCAGATAACATTCCCAGTGGTCTCTTGTTACTTCGGTGCAGCCTATGACTGCTTCTGAAGAGAAATGCTGTCCAGCTACAAAGGAGGCTGTTGGGGACAAACTACATCTGTGGGATCACGTGGCACTGCTGTTGACTGATAGGGCTGTGAGAAAGCAGGCAGCTTCACTCCTTCTTTTCCACTTGCTGTGTAAGCCCTCCAAACCCAATGCCTGTGGGGCCAAAATTTTTGGCATAGCAAACTGTGAACCAGAAGATAAGAGAGAATAGATTGATTAGCATTGCTATTTTAGGTCCTGCCTGAACATCATCCTTTTTACTTGCCAGTGGTAACCTTTGGGtaaatttaacttttaaagaaaccaagCTGTATTTGGATTTGCTAATAACCTTCGTTTATGTCTTTGTACTTCACGGAGTTACTGACACTCTGTTATACAATACTCTGCATAAACCAGCTAGAATTACCTGCCCAGCCTTCTGCGCTGCCACACCCACGAGGCACTGAGAAATGCTTGCAGCTCCTGTAATGTACTATACTGTCCTTCCTAAGAGGTTGCTGTTTCCTGTTCCTGGAATGCCCCTTTTCACACCCATATTACCCTTCAAGCCCAAATATATCTCTATCTATGTCCatagttggagagagagagagagagagagagagagagagagagattttagaaATGGATGCATAGAGCCACAGCCACATATTAGACAGAGCCCTGGGAGTCTTGTGGGACGAGTtggggaaggattaaaggagctgaagggaagaggaactccacaaaaagaccaacagagtcaactaacctgaacccttggccTCCAACCTAGGCCCCCACACATTTGTAGCAGGTGTGCATCTTGATCTTCAGGTGGGTCCCCAACAACTACAACAGGGGCCATCTCTGAATCTGTTGCCTACCTTGAATCgagttcccctaactggactgccttgtctggcctcaatgggagagaatgttcctagtcctgctgtgacttgatgtaCCAAGGTGGGGTAATACCCTGAGGGGtctctcccttctcagaggagaagggaaggggagatggggggagggagaccAGGAGGAGAGGGGGCTGCTTCAATAGGAATGTAAAgttcataaattatatatatatatatatacatacatacctatatacatatatttttatatatatacatatatacttatgtttgtgtgtgcacattcctATAGCTGTCAAATAGCACGTGAATTCCTGTCCTGTGCCATCATGGAGAAAGTTTATCTATGGTTTTTGGATCTGTTTGAGACAGTTGTATAACCTAtcggccttgaacttactatctatttgcttctgccttccacatggtggggattacaggtatgtgctgcCATACCTGTTACCTCATCTCAAGTAGCAATCCCTCTttacccctcacacacacacacaccccacatactctctccttttctctgtccaCCACAAACATCATTAGATGATGATGTTCTTCTGAGCTGCAGAATAGAGATGCTGCAGAGTTGAGGACAAATTAACTTTGTTCCCTAGTATGGCCTTTTTTTACTAGGTGTCAGGAGGGAGCTAGGCTTTGCCATCTCCACACAGGACCAAGGAATTGTGGAAGAGGTTGAGGGGCAGGGCTGTAAGGATCAATTTAGTTCCTGTGGTTGCTAAGTGACTTGCAACACCAGAAGCAAATgtcaggaggagagaagaaggcatACAGATGAGGCAGGGTGACCCTCCCCTCAGCCAGGCACCACTATATATCTACCACAAGAAGAGCTAGGTTTGCGTTTTCAGAGGGATTACCATGCTGATTGTCTAGGCCTAAGGCAGGACACCATTTTTCCTCCTCACCCTTCCAGGTACCTGTGGTCCTCAACCCCTGAGCATCTGCAAATTTCCAGTGGGGAAAGCCCAGAGCTGAGGCCAGTGGCTACACCATTTCTTCCAAGAGCCCAAACTTCCAAGTTGAGCATCCTGATTTGTGGCAGACATAGGCAGGCCTCTAAGCATGGCACATCTTCCCCTCCCCTTAGACCCCTGGGTCAAACAAGCTTCAAGAATGTCTGTCCAACCCCTTACCTTTGCAGTAGAGCTCCCCATCCTTGTCAGTGACATTTGTAGACTCCAGGCTCTTCCCACAGATGGCACAGCGGAAGCAGGTCTTGTGCCAGGGCTGGGAGTCACAAGAGAGTTATTTATCGGGGAGGCAAGCCGAACACAAAGCTGTCCTACTGCTCTAGCCTTTCTCTTATGTTAAGGGGCCCTCAACTAATAATCCCAGGGGTTTCAAGAAAATAAGATGCAGTGGCTTTAGCCAGCAATTCTTAGAACCCTGCTAGTGGATTTAGAATGATGATTTGCATGTGTGAATCTTCAGAATAAACTCAACAGAAAAGGGCTTCCCCTGAGTGACAAGGTTCGGGGGCAGGGGGAACCACAAACTAGTTAAGAAAGACTTGCCCAACAGGCAGTGGTGATGTTTATATTAAAGTTCCAGAAAGTGAGAGATTAGGAGCCAGGCAGTTACCCAGGCAAACCAATCTTGTTTTCACTATCTGTAAACTATGATAGCAGAGAGGTGCATGGCTTAGCCTTTCAGCAAGccacctctctctcacacatcatTGTCTGTTGGGCATGGCCTGTTGGTTCTTGTGTGTCTACAAATGGCTAGTCATTGTGTGGGAACAGTCCTAAGCTTCAAGTTAGATAGATCCCTTCAAGGCTCCCCTCGCCATATATAGAATATacacatccccctcccccagttcAGTTTCTTTGGTGAACACCCTGACTTTCAGGCTTGGAACAGAATCGTCAGGGCAGGGCACATTTCTGTGTACGTTTGATGACTTTCCTGCAAGCCAGGACATGTACGACTAAACTGGAGTGAGAGCAGAATCAGGCTGAGGTAGACAGCGCTGATAGAGTCCCAGAGCTGACACCTCCAGAGGGAGTGGACACAGAAttaggggaggaggaagagggacatGCGCATCTTTGTACACATGAGGATAACTATATGCCTTCACCCCAGTACACTAATTCTTATGATGACAAAGTATACTAGTTGTAGTTCTTAAAGGGCAGCAGTCACAAAATTGGGAAATGTATGGTTTCTAAACAGGTTGTGAGAGCTAAGGAAGATGAAGGGTCTGGCACCTACCCACAGTTCCCACTTTCAGTTCTCCCACAGATCCAGTGGAGATGAGAATCTGGGATTTGGCTCACCCAGACATCCTCACTGTGACCTCACCTTGCCACCTCCCATGACCTTCTCAGCAGCGTATACCGACTTTCCACATCGTGGGCACTTCTCTGATTCTCCAAACTTTGCAGAGAATTTGGAAGGGTTGCTTGTGGTGGCTGCTCGAGCTGGCTTTGGGGATCTGGTGGAAGTATAAATTAAATGAAGACTTCCCTTGGCACACACTCTGAAAATTGTGTCTTGCGTGGAGTACCTCACTCTACTGTGTtgcctctttctcttcatctGGAAAATGGGGGCAATCATGGGACCTGTCCCAGCTGTTGAGCATGTTAAGTATGATGACTGTGTTAAAGCACTGAACTCAGCTCCTGTTGGTGTGGGTGGGCAAATGTGGGTCAGCTTTTACGCCTTTGCTTCCACACTTTGGTGAGTGTTCTGTACACGTTcgtgtgttgttattgttgtgctGTTGTTGGTTTGATTTTTGCTTCAGATTTCTCTGTATGATCATGAAACCAGCTGACTATCTGAGTAGTGAAATCTGTTATCTATTATGACAATTTACCCCTTGTCATTCATCCCAACGTCACCTACTCCCTTAAGAGCAGTATCCAAAATAGAGGAAAGACTCAGTGCTGTGCATCTGTACTCGTCGATGTTTCCTCATACTTGGTATCCCCTGAGCCTTACTGGTGTTTGAAGTGGATATGGATAGTGAGGAAAGAGGGACTGACAGACAATAATAAGAGTCGGCATCTCCTGCTGGTGGAGCTGGA
This Mus musculus strain C57BL/6J chromosome 7, GRCm38.p6 C57BL/6J DNA region includes the following protein-coding sequences:
- the Csrp3 gene encoding cysteine and glycine-rich protein 3, whose product is MPNWGGGAKCGACEKTVYHAEEIQCNGRSFHKTCFHCMACRKALDSTTVAAHESEIYCKVCYGRRYGPKGIGFGQGAGCLSTDTGEHLGLQFQQSPKPARAATTSNPSKFSAKFGESEKCPRCGKSVYAAEKVMGGGKPWHKTCFRCAICGKSLESTNVTDKDGELYCKVCYAKNFGPTGIGFGGLTQQVEKKE